One genomic region from Phocoena sinus isolate mPhoSin1 chromosome 3, mPhoSin1.pri, whole genome shotgun sequence encodes:
- the MAP1S gene encoding microtubule-associated protein 1S — protein sequence MCWRSLNEASGRGDIDPGVCSLDEQLKVFVSRHSATFSSIVKGQRSLHHRGDTLETLVLLNPSDKSLCDELRNLLLDPASHKLLVLAGPCLEETGELLLQTGGFSPRHFLQVLGDKEIRDLLASTPPPADPPKLTITCPTFGDWAQLAPEVPGLQGVLQLRLNPPVQLPASEGLREFLEYVAESLEPPSPFELLEPPASVGFLRLARPCCYIFPGGLGDAAFFAVNGFTVLVNGGSNPKSSFWKLVRHLDRVDAVLVTHAGADSLPGLNSLLRRKLAERDEAAAGGGSGDDRLRRLISPNLGIVFLNARAAASRLVRGEDEAELALSLLARLGITPLPLNRGPLPAEPTVLFQKMGVGRLDMYVLHPPSATTDHTLASVCALLVWHPAGPSEKVVRVLFPGCTPPARLLDGLVRLQHLGFLREPVVTPQDLAGPRRAESKESVGSRDSLRREGRTTAPSRPAQERPGVAQKEPPRAEAPRKAEKEARPPREVKKDPKPSAPRTQSREVRRAASAVVSGKKAGAQVAPKPRKAPNTPRPGVPPAENGPRSPPSFRCREASPATEACGSPAPRLVATPSQESSLELGLSPAGEEGGSLEEKTLELLLATSTPEPCTPSPAGAHQGPTESSGPLSLSPLRGGEPGPDASPTVTTPSLPAEVGSPHSTEVDESLSVSFEQVLPPPAAAASEAGLSLPLCGPRVLRSASPHDVDLCLVSPCEFEHRKAVPMAPAPVSPGSSNDSSARSQERAGAPGVEETPPTSVSESLPTLSDSDPLPAAPGTADSDEDTEGFGAPRHDPLPDPLKIPPPLPTPPSICMVDPEMLPPEQARLREGLGHTRKPLTRPNRGTTAPKATPVTAAKTKGLASGDRASRPLSARSEPSDKGGRTPLARKPSVPKTTTRGPSGSAGSRPGGSLAPPSSPVYLDLAYLPSGGSARLVDKEFFRRVRALCYVISGQDQHKEEGMRAVLDALLAGKQLWDRDLQVTLIPTFDSVAMHEWYEETHARHQALGITVLGSNSTVSMQDEAFPACKVEF from the exons ATGTGCTGGAGGAGCTTGAACGAGG CATCCGGTCGTGGGGACATTGACCCTGGCGTCTGCAGCCTCGATGAGCAGCTCAAGGTCTTTGTGTCACGTCACTCGGCCACCTTTTCCAGCATTGTGAAAG GCCAGCGGAGCCTGCACCACCGTGGAGACACCCTGGAGACGCTGGTCCTCCTGAATCCATCAGACAAGTCCCTGTGTGACGAG ctcCGGAACCTTCTCCTGGACCCTGCCTCTCACAAGCTGCTGGTGCTGGCTGGGCCCTGCCTGGAGGAGACAGGAGAGCTACTGCTCCAGACAGGAGGCTTCTCACCCCGCCACTTCCTCCAGGTCCTGGGGGACAAAGAG ATCCGGGATCTCCTGGCCTCCACACCCCCGCCTGCAGACCCACCCAAGCTCACCATCACCTGCCCGACCTTTGGTGACTGGGCCCAGCTGGCACCCGAAGTGCCCGGCCTCCAGGGCGTGCTCCAGCTGCGGTTGAACCCTCCAGTGCAGCTTCCGGCTTCTGAGGGCCTGCGTGAGTTCCTGGAGTATGTGGCCGAGTCGCTGGAGCCGCCGTCCCCCTTTGAGCTGCTCGAGCCTCCGGCCTCCGTGGGCTTCCTCAGGCTCGCCCGGCCCTGCTGCTACatcttccctggtggcctggggGATGCTGCCTTCTTCGCCGTCAATGGCTTCACCGTGCTGGTTAATGGTGGCTCCAACCCCAAGTCAAGCTTCTGGAAGCTGGTGCGGCACCTGGACCGGGTGGACGCCGTGCTGGTGACCCACGCGGGCGCTGACAGCCTCCCCGGCCTCAACAGTCTGCTGCGGCGCAAGCTGGCGGAGCGTGATGAGGCAGCCGCTGGCGGGGGCTCTGGGGATGACCGGCTGCGCAGGCTGATCTCCCCCAACCTGGGCATCGTGTTCCTCAATGCCCGTGCAGCCGCCTCGCGGCTGGTACGCGGGGAGGATGAGGCAGAGCTGGCCCTGAGCCTCCTGGCCCGGCTGGGCATCACCCCCCTGCCTCTGAACCGTGGGCCGCTGCCGGCCGAGCCCACTGTGCTCTTCCAAAAGATGGGCGTGGGCCGGCTGGACATGTACGTGCTGCACCCGCCCTCGGCCACCACTGACCACACGCTGGCCTCTGTGTGTGCCCTGCTGGTGTGGCACCCCGCGGGCCCCTCCGAGAAGGTGGTGCGCGTGCTGTTCCCTGGCTGCACGCCACCCGCCCGCCTCCTGGATGGCCTGGTCCGCCTGCAGCACTTGGGGTTCTTGCGGGAGCCTGTGGTGACCCCTCAGGACCTGGCGGGGCCTCGGCGAGCTGAGAGCAAGGAAAGCGTGGGCTCCCGGGACAGTTTGAGGAGAGAGGGCCGGACGACGGCACCCTCCAGGCCCGCCCAGGAGCGCCCCGGGGTGGCCCAGAAGGAGCCACCGCGGGCTGAGGCCCCTCGCAAGGCTGAGAAAGAAGCCAGGCCCCCCCGGGAGGTGAAGAAGGACCCCAAGCCGAGCGCCCCTCGGACCCAATCCCGGGAGGTACGGCGGGCAGCCTCCGCTGTGGTCAGTGGCAAGAAAGCAGGTGCCCAGGTGGCTCCCAAGCCCCGCAAAGCACCCAACACACCCCGCCCAGGTGTCCCACCAGCAGAGAATGGGCCCCGCAGCCCACCTAGCTTCCGGTGCAGAGAGGCCAGCCCCGCCACGGAGGCCTGCGGCTCCCCAGCCCCCCGGCTGGTGGCCACGCCCAGCCAGGAGAGCAGCCTGGAATTGGGGCTGAGCCCAGCCGGGGAGGAGGGCGGCAGCTTGGAGGAGAAGACCCTGGAGCTGCTGTTGGCCACCAGCACCCCCGAGCCGTGCACACCCTCACCCGCTGGAGCCCACCAGGGCCCAACTGAGAGCAGCGGGCCACTGTCACTGAGCCCGCTGCGGGGTGGGGAGCCGGGGCCGGATGCGTCCCCCACAGTGACCACCCCCTCGCTGCCTGCTGAGGTGGGCTCCCCACACTCCACAGAGGTGGACGAGTCCCTGTCGGTGTCCTTTGAGCAGGTGCTACCGCCACCAGCTGCCGCTGCAAGTGAAGCCGGGTTGAGCCTCCCACTCTGTGGCCCTCGGGTGCTCCGCTCGGCCTCCCCACACGACGTGGACCTGTGCCTGGTATCACCCTGTGAGTTTGAGCACCGCAAGGCTGTGCCCATGGCGCCGGCACCTGTGTCCCCCGGCAGCTCCAATGACAGTAGTGCCCGGTCCCAGGAGCGGGCGGGTGCTCCAGGAGTGGAGGAGACACCACCCACATCCGTCAGCGAGTCCCTGCCTACCCTGTCTGACTCGGACCCCCTGCCTGCCGCCCCTGGCACTGCGGActcagatgaggacacagagggctTTGGGGCCCCTCGCCACGACCCACTGCCTGACCCACTCAAGATACCCCCGCCACTGCCCACCCCACCTAGTATCTGCATGGTGGACcctgagatgctgcctcctgagCAGGCGCGGCTGAGAGAGGGCCTCGGCCATACCCGGAAGCCCCTTACCCGCCCCAACCGTGGCACCACTGCCCCCAAAGCCACTCCAGTGACTGCTGCCAAGACCAAGGGGCTGGCCAGTGGGGACCGGGCCAGTCGGCCACTCAGCGCCCGGAGCGAGCCTAGTGACAAAGGAGGTCGGACACCCCTGGCCAGAAAGCCCTCAGTCCCCAAGACAACCACTCGAGGTCCATCCG GGTCAGCTGGCAGTCGGCCAGGAGGGTCACTGGCCCCGCCGAGCTCCCCCGTCTACCTCGACCTGGCCTACTTGCCCAGCGGGGGCAGTGCCCGCCTGGTGGACAAGGAGTTCTTCCGGAGGGTGCGTGCGCTCTGCTACGTCATCAGTGGCCAGGACCAGCACAAGGAAGAGGGCATGCGGGCTGTCTTGGATGCGCTTCTGGCTGGCAAGCAGCTGTGGGACCGTGACCTCCAG GTGACCCTGATCCCCACCTTCGATTCGGTGGCGATGCACGAGTGGTATGAGGAGACGCACGCCCGGCACCAGGCGCTGGGCATCACGGTGCTGGGCAGCAACAGCACTGTGTCCATGCAGGACGAGGCCTTCCCCGCCTGCAAGGTGGAGTTCtag